A window from Streptomyces sp. NBC_00299 encodes these proteins:
- the hflX gene encoding GTPase HflX, with translation MTSSSSPSQDTQRAAHTYPEGLRADALMEEDVAWSHEIDGERDGDQFDRSDRAALRRVAGLSTELEDVTEVEYRQLRLERVVLVGVWTSGTVQDADNSLAELAALAETAGALVLDGVTQRRDKPDAATYIGSGKAEELRDIVLETGADTVICDGELSPGQLIHLEDVVKVKVIDRTALILDIFAQHAKSREGKAQVALAQMQYMLPRLRGWGQSLSRQMGGGKGGGLATRGPGETKIETDRRRIREKMAKMRREIAEMKTGREIQRQVRRRNKVPSVAIAGYTNAGKSSLLNRLTGAGVLVENALFATLDPTVRRAETPGGRLYTLADTVGFVRHLPHHLVEAFRSTMEEVGASDLILHVVDGSHPNPEEQLAAVREVIRDVGATDVPEIVVINKADAADPLTLQRLLRIETRSIAVSARTGKGMDELLALIDNELPRPSVEIEALVPYTHGKLVARAHTEGEVISEEHTPEGTLLKVRVHEELAADLAPYVPAPTA, from the coding sequence ATGACCTCCTCTTCTTCCCCTTCCCAGGACACGCAGCGCGCCGCGCACACTTATCCCGAAGGTCTTCGGGCCGATGCCCTGATGGAAGAGGACGTCGCCTGGAGCCACGAGATCGACGGAGAGCGGGACGGCGACCAGTTCGACCGCTCCGACCGCGCGGCTCTGCGCCGCGTGGCGGGCCTCTCCACCGAGCTCGAGGACGTCACCGAGGTCGAGTACCGCCAGCTCCGCCTGGAGCGGGTCGTGCTCGTCGGTGTCTGGACCTCGGGAACCGTGCAGGACGCGGACAACTCCCTCGCGGAGCTCGCCGCCCTCGCGGAGACCGCCGGCGCGCTGGTGCTCGACGGCGTGACCCAGCGCCGCGACAAGCCCGACGCGGCCACCTACATCGGCTCCGGCAAGGCCGAGGAGCTGCGGGACATCGTGCTGGAAACCGGCGCCGACACCGTCATCTGCGACGGTGAGCTCAGCCCGGGCCAGCTCATCCACCTCGAAGACGTCGTCAAGGTCAAGGTCATCGACCGTACGGCCCTGATCCTGGACATCTTCGCCCAGCACGCCAAGTCCCGAGAGGGCAAGGCGCAGGTCGCGCTCGCGCAGATGCAGTACATGCTGCCGAGGCTGCGAGGCTGGGGTCAGTCGCTGTCCCGGCAGATGGGCGGCGGCAAGGGCGGCGGGCTCGCCACCCGTGGTCCCGGTGAGACCAAGATCGAGACTGACCGGCGACGGATCCGCGAGAAGATGGCGAAGATGCGCCGTGAGATCGCGGAAATGAAGACCGGCCGCGAAATCCAGCGCCAGGTGCGTCGGCGCAACAAGGTGCCGTCGGTCGCCATCGCCGGCTACACCAACGCGGGCAAGTCCTCGCTGCTCAACCGCCTCACGGGCGCGGGCGTGCTGGTCGAGAACGCCCTGTTCGCGACCCTCGACCCGACCGTGCGCCGGGCCGAGACCCCGGGCGGAAGGCTCTACACGCTGGCCGACACCGTCGGCTTCGTACGGCACCTGCCGCACCACCTGGTCGAGGCATTCCGCTCCACGATGGAGGAGGTCGGCGCGTCCGACCTGATCCTGCACGTGGTGGACGGTTCGCACCCGAACCCGGAGGAGCAGCTGGCCGCCGTGCGCGAGGTGATCAGGGACGTCGGCGCCACCGACGTACCGGAGATCGTCGTGATCAACAAGGCGGACGCGGCCGACCCGCTGACGCTGCAGCGGCTGCTGCGGATCGAGACGCGTTCCATCGCGGTCTCGGCCCGCACGGGCAAGGGCATGGACGAGCTGCTCGCGCTGATCGACAACGAGCTGCCCCGCCCGTCCGTCGAGATCGAGGCGCTCGTGCCGTACACGCACGGCAAGCTGGTCGCCCGCGCCCACACCGAGGGTGAGGTGATCTCCGAGGAGCACACCCCGGAGGGCACGCTGCTCAAGGTGCGGGTGCACGAGGAGCTGGCGGCGGATCTCGCGCCGTACGTTCCGGCGCCGACCGCCTGA
- a CDS encoding M1 family metallopeptidase: MLLTPRTEAQRPVPGAPRTRPGSSRRHRALALFAATASFGLLAASAPVTPLGIGDRLFPNLGNPGYDVASYDLSFRYSGSNDKPLQAVTTIDAWTTKDLERVNLDFAHGKVESVEVDGEPATFRSAGEDLVVTPEEPLSDGSWTQITVRHTSDPGSAKGRDGGWVQTSDGLAMANQADAAHVVFPCNDHPSDKAMFTIRVTAPKGYTAVANGLPTGVDRAGGATTWTYRTRHPMATELAQVSIGRSTVVHRTGPHGLPLRDVVPTKDRKQLEPWLKKTPGQIAWMESKIGRYPLETYGLLMADAATGFELETQTLSLFERDLFTEAAYPKWYIESIMVHELAHQWFGDSVSPRTWSDLWLSEGHATWYEALYAAEKADRPMEARMKAAYAASDRWRTAGGPPAAPKVAGAGKKNGIFRPNVYDGAALVLYALRQEIGASDFEQLERAWVKRHKDRSASTADFVALAEDISGRRLDGFMHAWLYGKKTPPMPGQPEWKSADSKKPASGKAAKKAGPKKAGPKKAANK, translated from the coding sequence ATGCTGCTCACCCCCCGCACCGAGGCTCAGCGACCAGTCCCTGGCGCTCCTCGCACCCGTCCCGGATCCTCGAGGCGACACAGGGCGCTCGCGCTGTTCGCCGCAACGGCCTCCTTCGGCCTCCTCGCTGCCAGCGCCCCCGTCACGCCCCTGGGTATCGGTGACCGCCTCTTCCCGAACCTGGGCAACCCCGGCTACGACGTGGCGTCGTACGACCTGTCGTTCCGCTACTCCGGCTCCAACGACAAGCCCCTCCAGGCCGTCACCACGATCGACGCCTGGACGACCAAGGACCTGGAGCGCGTCAACCTGGACTTCGCCCACGGCAAGGTCGAGTCCGTTGAGGTCGACGGCGAGCCGGCGACGTTCCGCAGCGCCGGTGAGGACCTCGTCGTCACGCCCGAGGAGCCGTTGTCCGACGGCAGCTGGACGCAGATCACGGTGCGCCACACCAGTGATCCCGGGTCCGCGAAGGGCCGGGACGGCGGGTGGGTGCAGACCTCGGACGGCCTCGCCATGGCCAACCAGGCCGACGCCGCCCACGTCGTGTTCCCGTGCAACGACCACCCGTCCGACAAGGCGATGTTCACCATCCGGGTCACCGCGCCCAAGGGCTACACCGCCGTCGCCAACGGCCTGCCGACCGGCGTGGACCGCGCGGGCGGCGCTACGACGTGGACGTACCGCACCAGGCACCCCATGGCCACTGAGCTCGCCCAGGTGTCCATCGGCCGCTCCACGGTGGTGCACCGCACCGGCCCGCACGGGCTGCCCCTACGGGACGTGGTGCCCACCAAGGACCGCAAGCAGCTCGAACCCTGGCTGAAGAAGACCCCAGGCCAGATCGCCTGGATGGAGAGCAAGATCGGGCGGTACCCCCTCGAGACGTACGGCCTGCTCATGGCCGACGCCGCCACCGGCTTCGAACTCGAGACCCAGACGCTCTCCCTCTTCGAGAGGGACCTCTTCACCGAGGCCGCCTATCCGAAGTGGTACATCGAGTCGATCATGGTGCATGAGCTGGCGCACCAGTGGTTCGGCGACAGCGTCAGCCCGCGCACCTGGTCCGACCTGTGGCTGAGCGAAGGGCACGCCACCTGGTACGAGGCCCTGTACGCGGCGGAGAAGGCGGACAGGCCGATGGAGGCACGCATGAAGGCCGCGTACGCCGCCTCCGATCGCTGGCGTACGGCCGGCGGACCGCCCGCGGCACCCAAGGTGGCAGGCGCCGGCAAGAAGAACGGCATCTTCCGGCCGAACGTCTATGACGGCGCGGCCCTGGTCCTGTACGCCCTCCGTCAGGAGATCGGCGCCTCGGACTTCGAGCAACTGGAGCGCGCCTGGGTGAAGCGCCACAAGGACCGCTCCGCCAGCACAGCGGACTTTGTCGCGCTCGCGGAGGACATCTCCGGACGGCGGCTCGACGGCTTCATGCACGCCTGGCTGTATGGCAAGAAGACCCCGCCGATGCCCGGGCAGCCGGAGTGGAAGTCCGCGGACTCCAAGAAGCCGGCCTCCGGAAAGGCGGCCAAGAAGGCTGGTCCCAAGAAGGCTGGTCCCAAGAAAGCGGCCAACAAATAA
- a CDS encoding RelA/SpoT family protein has product MSAEATNPATPGPVAGPVTPAVPRRKARARIDLRRLGRAALLGPASRGRLPDAIGHVVEAHRAHHPDAALEPLRRAYVLAESSHRGQMRKSGEPYITHPLAVTLILAELGAETTTLTASLLHDTVEDTDVTLDQVGEQFGAEVRFLVDGVTKLEKVDYGAAAEPETFRKMLVATGNDVRVMSIKLADRLHNMRTLGVMRPEKQARIAKVTRDVLIPLAERLGVQALKTELEDLVFAILHPEEYEHTRELIVGNVARADDPLAEMADEMRKVLREADIQAEVLIRPRHFVSVHRVSRKRGRLRGSDFGRLLVLVNEDADCYGVLGELHTCMTPVVSEFKDFIAVPKFNLYQSLHTAVARADGQVAEVLIRTHQMHKVAEAGVVALGNPYATPAEEQAASSDGERADPTRPGWLSRLLDWQEAAPDPDTFWSTLREDLAQDREITVFRPDGGTLGLPEGATCVDAAYAQYGEDAHACIGARVNGRLATLSTVLRDGDTVQLLMGQDPASEPSREWLEHAHTPAARIAIQRWLAAHPPQGDAAEEPVTQFRPSVEEAASPSADADGPAVRLAAEGPFGRPAASVLVDRPGATVRLAGCCTPVPPDEVTGFSVRGGVVTVHRVGCPAVARMKSAGRAEVDVRWGDTTECRVTLVAESFVRPHLLADLTEAMAMEGAEIVSATVEPPTQQRVRHTYTVQLPDAALLPGLMRAMRNVAGVYDVTRAQPQTQGA; this is encoded by the coding sequence ATGAGTGCGGAGGCCACGAATCCCGCGACGCCAGGCCCGGTAGCAGGCCCCGTGACGCCTGCCGTGCCTCGCAGGAAGGCCCGCGCACGCATCGACCTGCGCCGCCTCGGCCGGGCTGCGCTGCTCGGCCCCGCCTCGCGCGGCCGACTGCCCGACGCGATCGGCCACGTCGTCGAGGCCCACCGGGCCCACCACCCCGACGCCGCCCTCGAACCCTTGCGCCGCGCCTATGTGCTGGCCGAGTCCTCGCACCGCGGCCAGATGCGCAAGAGCGGCGAGCCGTACATCACCCACCCGCTCGCGGTGACCCTGATTCTCGCCGAACTCGGCGCCGAGACCACGACCTTGACGGCGTCTCTGCTCCACGACACGGTCGAGGACACCGACGTGACGCTCGATCAGGTCGGTGAGCAGTTCGGCGCGGAGGTCCGCTTCCTCGTCGACGGCGTGACCAAGCTGGAGAAGGTCGACTACGGCGCCGCCGCCGAACCCGAGACCTTCCGCAAGATGCTCGTCGCGACCGGCAACGACGTCCGCGTGATGTCGATCAAACTCGCCGACCGGCTGCACAACATGCGCACCCTCGGTGTGATGCGCCCCGAGAAACAGGCCCGCATCGCCAAGGTGACCCGCGACGTCCTCATCCCGCTCGCCGAGCGGCTGGGCGTCCAGGCGCTCAAGACGGAACTGGAAGACCTGGTCTTCGCGATCCTGCACCCCGAGGAGTACGAGCACACACGGGAGTTGATCGTCGGCAACGTCGCGCGCGCCGACGATCCGCTGGCGGAGATGGCCGACGAGATGCGCAAGGTCCTGCGCGAGGCCGACATCCAGGCCGAAGTCCTCATCCGACCCCGGCACTTCGTCTCCGTGCACCGGGTGTCCCGCAAGCGCGGTCGGCTGCGCGGCTCCGACTTCGGGCGGCTGCTGGTCCTGGTCAACGAGGACGCGGACTGTTACGGCGTCCTGGGTGAACTGCACACCTGTATGACGCCGGTCGTCTCGGAGTTCAAGGACTTCATCGCCGTCCCCAAGTTCAACCTGTACCAGTCGCTGCACACGGCCGTCGCCCGCGCGGACGGCCAGGTCGCCGAAGTCCTCATCCGGACCCACCAGATGCACAAGGTCGCCGAGGCCGGCGTCGTGGCGCTCGGCAATCCCTACGCGACCCCCGCGGAGGAGCAGGCCGCGTCGAGCGACGGCGAGCGCGCCGACCCCACGCGCCCCGGCTGGCTGTCCCGCCTCCTCGACTGGCAGGAGGCCGCTCCCGACCCGGACACCTTCTGGTCCACGCTGCGTGAGGACCTCGCCCAGGACCGCGAGATCACCGTCTTCCGGCCCGACGGCGGCACCCTCGGCCTGCCCGAGGGCGCGACCTGTGTGGACGCCGCCTACGCCCAGTACGGCGAGGACGCGCACGCCTGCATCGGCGCCCGCGTCAACGGCCGCCTGGCGACGCTCAGCACGGTGCTGCGGGACGGCGACACCGTCCAGCTCCTCATGGGTCAGGATCCGGCCTCGGAGCCCTCCAGGGAGTGGCTGGAGCACGCCCACACGCCCGCCGCGCGGATCGCCATCCAGCGGTGGCTGGCCGCCCATCCACCGCAGGGTGACGCCGCCGAGGAGCCTGTGACGCAGTTCCGGCCCTCGGTGGAGGAAGCGGCGAGCCCGTCGGCCGACGCGGACGGTCCGGCCGTACGCCTGGCCGCCGAAGGGCCATTCGGGCGGCCCGCAGCCAGCGTCCTCGTCGACCGGCCCGGTGCGACCGTACGCCTCGCCGGTTGCTGCACGCCCGTACCACCCGACGAGGTCACCGGGTTCTCCGTGCGCGGAGGAGTGGTGACGGTTCATCGCGTCGGGTGCCCCGCGGTGGCGCGTATGAAGAGCGCCGGGCGCGCGGAGGTCGACGTGCGCTGGGGTGACACCACCGAGTGCCGGGTCACCCTGGTCGCCGAATCGTTCGTTCGCCCTCACCTCCTGGCGGACCTCACCGAAGCCATGGCCATGGAGGGCGCGGAGATCGTCTCGGCGACGGTCGAGCCCCCGACCCAGCAGCGCGTACGCCACACGTACACGGTCCAACTGCCGGACGCGGCGCTGCTGCCGGGGCTCATGCGGGCGATGCGGAACGTGGCGGGGGTGTACGACGTGACGAGGGCGCAGCCGCAGACGCAGGGGGCGTGA